In the Flagellimonas sp. HMM57 genome, one interval contains:
- a CDS encoding vanadium-dependent haloperoxidase — MKRIVFLILFSTILLCCKNENNQRREGSIDMIEPKGIDNVAYRWGEMALVATALDTERFNPRPTITSRYLGLIFTAIFDAWSRYDANAMPVYLNNVERQPTGKRTLKNKEIAISYAALRTLSEYYYSDRALFDKFMEEELKLDPKDTSVDPNTPVGIGNLAAKAIIEARKNDGSNQYGEEEGSNGKPYFDYTGYKPVNTVDKNVSIDRWQPKYFSDGKGGQFAPGCLTPFWDKVKPIALKSGNQFRPGPPPLVGSEQLKKEIAEVVNLQANLSDEEKALVEFMRDGPESVQQAGHWLKFAQDVSRRDSHTLDEDVKMYFYNQVVAMDAFIASWDSKMFYDYARPYALVHEYYDGIKIRAWAGPGKGMVDMDGSQWRPYSPDTFLCPPFPSYTSGHSTISGGCAEALKLWTGSDEFGESVELLAGALTEPNNPGAMVTLHFPTFTKTADMAGMSRVLGGYHIQADNVAGLELGRNVAKEVWEFYKKHIGEN; from the coding sequence ATGAAAAGGATAGTTTTCCTTATACTGTTTTCTACCATTTTGTTGTGCTGCAAAAATGAAAACAACCAAAGAAGAGAGGGCTCTATTGATATGATAGAACCCAAAGGAATAGATAATGTCGCTTATAGATGGGGCGAAATGGCCCTCGTAGCAACTGCTTTGGACACTGAACGGTTTAACCCTAGACCAACCATTACTTCTAGGTATTTAGGACTCATATTTACCGCAATTTTTGATGCTTGGTCCAGGTACGATGCAAATGCAATGCCTGTTTACCTCAATAACGTGGAAAGGCAGCCTACAGGAAAGCGCACCTTAAAAAACAAAGAGATTGCCATAAGCTATGCAGCCTTGAGAACCTTGAGCGAATACTATTATTCGGACAGGGCATTGTTCGATAAGTTTATGGAAGAGGAATTGAAACTGGACCCCAAGGATACTTCGGTTGACCCCAATACACCAGTAGGTATCGGCAATCTTGCTGCCAAGGCAATCATAGAGGCCCGAAAAAACGACGGCTCCAACCAATATGGCGAGGAAGAAGGCTCCAATGGTAAACCTTATTTTGATTATACGGGCTATAAACCAGTAAATACGGTTGATAAAAATGTGAGCATCGACCGTTGGCAGCCCAAGTACTTCTCCGATGGAAAGGGAGGTCAATTTGCTCCAGGGTGCCTAACCCCTTTTTGGGATAAAGTAAAGCCAATAGCACTAAAGTCGGGTAATCAATTCAGGCCCGGACCACCACCTTTGGTAGGCTCCGAACAGTTAAAAAAAGAGATAGCTGAAGTTGTAAATTTACAGGCCAATCTTTCCGATGAAGAAAAAGCATTGGTCGAATTTATGCGTGATGGACCTGAGTCTGTGCAACAAGCAGGGCATTGGCTAAAATTTGCCCAAGACGTTTCAAGAAGGGACAGCCATACTTTGGACGAAGATGTAAAGATGTACTTCTACAACCAAGTGGTAGCAATGGATGCTTTTATTGCCTCATGGGATTCCAAAATGTTTTATGACTACGCTCGACCTTACGCGTTGGTACATGAATATTACGATGGCATAAAAATCAGGGCGTGGGCCGGACCCGGGAAGGGAATGGTAGACATGGACGGTAGTCAGTGGCGTCCTTATTCCCCGGACACCTTTCTATGCCCGCCATTCCCAAGTTATACTTCGGGGCACAGCACCATAAGTGGAGGCTGTGCAGAAGCATTGAAGCTTTGGACGGGAAGTGATGAATTCGGGGAAAGTGTTGAATTACTTGCTGGTGCGCTTACCGAACCCAATAATCCAGGTGCCATGGTAACCTTGCATTTTCCCACGTTTACGAAAACTGCAGATATGGCCGGTATGTCCCGAGTATTGGGCGGCTATCATATCCAGGCCGATAATGTCGCTGGATTGGAACTGGGAAGGAATGTTGCCAAGGAAGTATGGGAATTCTACAAAAAGCATATTGGGGAAAACTAG